The Monomorium pharaonis isolate MP-MQ-018 chromosome 5, ASM1337386v2, whole genome shotgun sequence genome includes a window with the following:
- the LOC105837680 gene encoding radial spoke head protein 3 homolog isoform X1, with amino-acid sequence MPAGISTLAPTSTDTGSFDYETKDPPSFTILQKDDLDSSLPLLHVNEDDEMNAPQLINLENMKNVMKNNLCNRRRISKSNEHLVLASLQSNQVNPLRKKHQSKSQDSLELVEERPYTIKPSIVLSTENFNEVLSAKLKKIQEQAEAEQGRKSPKKSILPQKKPFITTVKTGEFLMPPPEVAALLGIALPSKNEEEASDGCPLRNRFKSLVSLAKRPEVRHSSHNARCPAALKATVDFSLGMINATTIATASTLNEQARRFKRSEQVRFPQTPRALPKKLEPIEGMTNMLPRLRGDQSVPFGNIMFDRRVARGSTFASAPTLIDGEQSIAARQAEARRRHLARKRAQVQACRALARTGSPPPVPGRKHEPVQTETFLEELTEKPDESEVATQTDYFLEKPVLPNYYPGKVGQDACTQIEPGELFDYDTEVQPILEVLVGKTIEQALIEVLEEEEIAALKEQQRRFLELRNAEKAEEQRLAEEERRRREDKVQRLKQHEKAMKAQQETEERVAAAVLLTGYIAELLPAVLEGLKMSGFLLDEIKADVEEGFMPWLMKEVKKEMGNMIESRELLMEIIREILENRAQTYRQLGEEYDLSRNKKLANVYNSEGGETDNNFVNYESPVTENNHAI; translated from the exons ATGCCAGCCGGTATTTCGACTTTGGCGCCGACATCGACGGATACGGGATCTTTCGATTATGAAACGAAGGATCCGCCGTCCTTCACAATCTTACAGAAGGATGATCTGGACTCGAGTCTGCCACTCTTACACGTCAATGAGGACGATGAGATGAATGCGCCGCAACTCATCAATTTGGAGAACATGAAGAACGTGATGAAGAATAATCTCTGTAATCGCAGACGCATCAGCAAATCCAACGAACATCTGGTCTTGGCTAGTCTACAATCGAATCAGGTCAATCCTCTGAGGAAAAAGCATCAGAGTAAAAGTCAGGATAGTTTAGAGTTAGTTGAAGAGAGACCATATACAATTAAACCCAGCATTGTCTTATCAACGGAGAATTTCAATGAGGTGCTGAGCGCAAAGCTGAAAAAGATTCAAGAGCAAGCTGAGGCCGAGCAAGGCCGCAAGTCGCCCAAGAAATCGATCCTGCCGCAGAAGAAGCCGTTCATTACGACCGTGAAGACAGGAGAATTTCTAATGCCGCCACCGGAAGTGGCGGCCTTGCTCGGCATAGCGCTGCCCAGCAAAAACGAGGAGGAGGCGTCGGACGGATGTCCTCTGAGGAACAGATTCAAATCGCTGGTATCGCTAGCCAAGAGGCCGGAGGTACGTCATAGTAGCCACAATGCCAGATGCCCGGCCGCCCTAAAGGCCACCGTAGACTTTTCCCTCGGCATGATAAACGCAACCACCATCGCCACCGCCTCGACCTTGAACGAGCAAGCGAGGAGGTTCAAGAGGAGCGAGCAGGT CAGATTCCCCCAGACGCCGCGTGCTTTACCGAAAAAGTTGGAACCGATCGAGGGCATGACGAATATGCTGCCGAGACTCCGCGG cGATCAATCTGTTCCTTTCGGAAATATTATGTTTGACCGCCGAGTGGCTCGAGGAAGCACATTCGCTTCCGCTCCTACTCTC aTCGATGGGGAACAATCGATAGCAGCGAGGCAAGCAGAAGCGAGACGAAGACATTTGGCTAGAAAACGTGCTCAAGTGCAAGCTTGCAGAGCGCTCGCCAGGACGGGTTCGCCTCCTCCGGTTCCTGGAAGAAAACACGAACCAGTGCAAACTGAGACTTTTCTCGAAGAG ctgACAGAAAAACCAGATGAATCCGAAGTAGCCACACAAACTGATTACTTCTTAGAAAAACCAGTATTGCCGAATTATTATCCAGGCAAGGTTGGACAGGATGCTTGTACCCAAATCGAACCCGGAGAA CTGTTCGACTATGATACTGAAGTTCAGCCGATTTTGGAAGTGTTAGTAGGTAAGACTATCGAACAAGCTCTAATCGAAGTTCTGGAAGAGGAAGAAATCGCTGCTCTTAAGGAACAGCAGAGGAGATTCCTCGAATTAAGAAATGCTGAAAAAGCTGAAGAACAACGATTGGCGGAAGAGGAGAGGAGACGTAGAGAAGATAAG GTTCAACGACTAAAACAACACGAAAAAGCGATGAAGGCTCAGCAGGAGACTGAGGAACGAGTCGCGGCTGCGGTATTATTAACAGGATATATCGCCGAACTTTTACCCGCGGTTCTAGAAGGTCTAAAAATGTCTGGCTTCTTATTGGACGAAATTAAAGCTG ATGTCGAGGAAGGTTTTATGCCCTGGTTAATGAAAGAAGTCAAAAAAGAAATGGGTAATATGATCGAAAGCAGAGAATTGTTAATGG aaattataagaGAAATCTTGGAAAACCGTGCACAAACATACAGACAGCTTGGTGAAGAATACGATCTTTCGAGAAACAAGAAATTAGCAAATGTATATAACTCGGAAGGAGGGGAAACTGATAACAATTTCGTGAATTACGAATCACCCGTAACGGAAAATAATCATGCAATTTag
- the LOC105837680 gene encoding radial spoke head protein 3 homolog isoform X2 gives MPAGISTLAPTSTDTGSFDYETKDPPSFTILQKDDLDSSLPLLHVNEDDEMNAPQLINLENMKNVMKNNLCNRRRISKSNEHLVLASLQSNQVNPLRKKHQSKSQDSLELVEERPYTIKPSIVLSTENFNEVLSAKLKKIQEQAEAEQGRKSPKKSILPQKKPFITTVKTGEFLMPPPEVAALLGIALPSKNEEEASDGCPLRNRFKSLVSLAKRPEVRHSSHNARCPAALKATVDFSLGMINATTIATASTLNEQARRFKRSEQVFPQTPRALPKKLEPIEGMTNMLPRLRGDQSVPFGNIMFDRRVARGSTFASAPTLIDGEQSIAARQAEARRRHLARKRAQVQACRALARTGSPPPVPGRKHEPVQTETFLEELTEKPDESEVATQTDYFLEKPVLPNYYPGKVGQDACTQIEPGELFDYDTEVQPILEVLVGKTIEQALIEVLEEEEIAALKEQQRRFLELRNAEKAEEQRLAEEERRRREDKVQRLKQHEKAMKAQQETEERVAAAVLLTGYIAELLPAVLEGLKMSGFLLDEIKADVEEGFMPWLMKEVKKEMGNMIESRELLMEIIREILENRAQTYRQLGEEYDLSRNKKLANVYNSEGGETDNNFVNYESPVTENNHAI, from the exons ATGCCAGCCGGTATTTCGACTTTGGCGCCGACATCGACGGATACGGGATCTTTCGATTATGAAACGAAGGATCCGCCGTCCTTCACAATCTTACAGAAGGATGATCTGGACTCGAGTCTGCCACTCTTACACGTCAATGAGGACGATGAGATGAATGCGCCGCAACTCATCAATTTGGAGAACATGAAGAACGTGATGAAGAATAATCTCTGTAATCGCAGACGCATCAGCAAATCCAACGAACATCTGGTCTTGGCTAGTCTACAATCGAATCAGGTCAATCCTCTGAGGAAAAAGCATCAGAGTAAAAGTCAGGATAGTTTAGAGTTAGTTGAAGAGAGACCATATACAATTAAACCCAGCATTGTCTTATCAACGGAGAATTTCAATGAGGTGCTGAGCGCAAAGCTGAAAAAGATTCAAGAGCAAGCTGAGGCCGAGCAAGGCCGCAAGTCGCCCAAGAAATCGATCCTGCCGCAGAAGAAGCCGTTCATTACGACCGTGAAGACAGGAGAATTTCTAATGCCGCCACCGGAAGTGGCGGCCTTGCTCGGCATAGCGCTGCCCAGCAAAAACGAGGAGGAGGCGTCGGACGGATGTCCTCTGAGGAACAGATTCAAATCGCTGGTATCGCTAGCCAAGAGGCCGGAGGTACGTCATAGTAGCCACAATGCCAGATGCCCGGCCGCCCTAAAGGCCACCGTAGACTTTTCCCTCGGCATGATAAACGCAACCACCATCGCCACCGCCTCGACCTTGAACGAGCAAGCGAGGAGGTTCAAGAGGAGCGAGCAGGT ATTCCCCCAGACGCCGCGTGCTTTACCGAAAAAGTTGGAACCGATCGAGGGCATGACGAATATGCTGCCGAGACTCCGCGG cGATCAATCTGTTCCTTTCGGAAATATTATGTTTGACCGCCGAGTGGCTCGAGGAAGCACATTCGCTTCCGCTCCTACTCTC aTCGATGGGGAACAATCGATAGCAGCGAGGCAAGCAGAAGCGAGACGAAGACATTTGGCTAGAAAACGTGCTCAAGTGCAAGCTTGCAGAGCGCTCGCCAGGACGGGTTCGCCTCCTCCGGTTCCTGGAAGAAAACACGAACCAGTGCAAACTGAGACTTTTCTCGAAGAG ctgACAGAAAAACCAGATGAATCCGAAGTAGCCACACAAACTGATTACTTCTTAGAAAAACCAGTATTGCCGAATTATTATCCAGGCAAGGTTGGACAGGATGCTTGTACCCAAATCGAACCCGGAGAA CTGTTCGACTATGATACTGAAGTTCAGCCGATTTTGGAAGTGTTAGTAGGTAAGACTATCGAACAAGCTCTAATCGAAGTTCTGGAAGAGGAAGAAATCGCTGCTCTTAAGGAACAGCAGAGGAGATTCCTCGAATTAAGAAATGCTGAAAAAGCTGAAGAACAACGATTGGCGGAAGAGGAGAGGAGACGTAGAGAAGATAAG GTTCAACGACTAAAACAACACGAAAAAGCGATGAAGGCTCAGCAGGAGACTGAGGAACGAGTCGCGGCTGCGGTATTATTAACAGGATATATCGCCGAACTTTTACCCGCGGTTCTAGAAGGTCTAAAAATGTCTGGCTTCTTATTGGACGAAATTAAAGCTG ATGTCGAGGAAGGTTTTATGCCCTGGTTAATGAAAGAAGTCAAAAAAGAAATGGGTAATATGATCGAAAGCAGAGAATTGTTAATGG aaattataagaGAAATCTTGGAAAACCGTGCACAAACATACAGACAGCTTGGTGAAGAATACGATCTTTCGAGAAACAAGAAATTAGCAAATGTATATAACTCGGAAGGAGGGGAAACTGATAACAATTTCGTGAATTACGAATCACCCGTAACGGAAAATAATCATGCAATTTag
- the LOC105837680 gene encoding radial spoke head protein 3 homolog B isoform X3 — protein sequence MPAGISTLAPTSTDTGSFDYETKDPPSFTILQKDDLDSSLPLLHVNEDDEMNAPQLINLENMKNVMKNNLCNRRRISKSNEHLVLASLQSNQVNPLRKKHQSKSQDSLELVEERPYTIKPSIVLSTENFNEVLSAKLKKIQEQAEAEQGRKSPKKSILPQKKPFITTVKTGEFLMPPPEVAALLGIALPSKNEEEASDGCPLRNRFKSLVSLAKRPEVRHSSHNARCPAALKATVDFSLGMINATTIATASTLNEQARRFKRSEQVDQSVPFGNIMFDRRVARGSTFASAPTLIDGEQSIAARQAEARRRHLARKRAQVQACRALARTGSPPPVPGRKHEPVQTETFLEELTEKPDESEVATQTDYFLEKPVLPNYYPGKVGQDACTQIEPGELFDYDTEVQPILEVLVGKTIEQALIEVLEEEEIAALKEQQRRFLELRNAEKAEEQRLAEEERRRREDKVQRLKQHEKAMKAQQETEERVAAAVLLTGYIAELLPAVLEGLKMSGFLLDEIKADVEEGFMPWLMKEVKKEMGNMIESRELLMEIIREILENRAQTYRQLGEEYDLSRNKKLANVYNSEGGETDNNFVNYESPVTENNHAI from the exons ATGCCAGCCGGTATTTCGACTTTGGCGCCGACATCGACGGATACGGGATCTTTCGATTATGAAACGAAGGATCCGCCGTCCTTCACAATCTTACAGAAGGATGATCTGGACTCGAGTCTGCCACTCTTACACGTCAATGAGGACGATGAGATGAATGCGCCGCAACTCATCAATTTGGAGAACATGAAGAACGTGATGAAGAATAATCTCTGTAATCGCAGACGCATCAGCAAATCCAACGAACATCTGGTCTTGGCTAGTCTACAATCGAATCAGGTCAATCCTCTGAGGAAAAAGCATCAGAGTAAAAGTCAGGATAGTTTAGAGTTAGTTGAAGAGAGACCATATACAATTAAACCCAGCATTGTCTTATCAACGGAGAATTTCAATGAGGTGCTGAGCGCAAAGCTGAAAAAGATTCAAGAGCAAGCTGAGGCCGAGCAAGGCCGCAAGTCGCCCAAGAAATCGATCCTGCCGCAGAAGAAGCCGTTCATTACGACCGTGAAGACAGGAGAATTTCTAATGCCGCCACCGGAAGTGGCGGCCTTGCTCGGCATAGCGCTGCCCAGCAAAAACGAGGAGGAGGCGTCGGACGGATGTCCTCTGAGGAACAGATTCAAATCGCTGGTATCGCTAGCCAAGAGGCCGGAGGTACGTCATAGTAGCCACAATGCCAGATGCCCGGCCGCCCTAAAGGCCACCGTAGACTTTTCCCTCGGCATGATAAACGCAACCACCATCGCCACCGCCTCGACCTTGAACGAGCAAGCGAGGAGGTTCAAGAGGAGCGAGCAGGT cGATCAATCTGTTCCTTTCGGAAATATTATGTTTGACCGCCGAGTGGCTCGAGGAAGCACATTCGCTTCCGCTCCTACTCTC aTCGATGGGGAACAATCGATAGCAGCGAGGCAAGCAGAAGCGAGACGAAGACATTTGGCTAGAAAACGTGCTCAAGTGCAAGCTTGCAGAGCGCTCGCCAGGACGGGTTCGCCTCCTCCGGTTCCTGGAAGAAAACACGAACCAGTGCAAACTGAGACTTTTCTCGAAGAG ctgACAGAAAAACCAGATGAATCCGAAGTAGCCACACAAACTGATTACTTCTTAGAAAAACCAGTATTGCCGAATTATTATCCAGGCAAGGTTGGACAGGATGCTTGTACCCAAATCGAACCCGGAGAA CTGTTCGACTATGATACTGAAGTTCAGCCGATTTTGGAAGTGTTAGTAGGTAAGACTATCGAACAAGCTCTAATCGAAGTTCTGGAAGAGGAAGAAATCGCTGCTCTTAAGGAACAGCAGAGGAGATTCCTCGAATTAAGAAATGCTGAAAAAGCTGAAGAACAACGATTGGCGGAAGAGGAGAGGAGACGTAGAGAAGATAAG GTTCAACGACTAAAACAACACGAAAAAGCGATGAAGGCTCAGCAGGAGACTGAGGAACGAGTCGCGGCTGCGGTATTATTAACAGGATATATCGCCGAACTTTTACCCGCGGTTCTAGAAGGTCTAAAAATGTCTGGCTTCTTATTGGACGAAATTAAAGCTG ATGTCGAGGAAGGTTTTATGCCCTGGTTAATGAAAGAAGTCAAAAAAGAAATGGGTAATATGATCGAAAGCAGAGAATTGTTAATGG aaattataagaGAAATCTTGGAAAACCGTGCACAAACATACAGACAGCTTGGTGAAGAATACGATCTTTCGAGAAACAAGAAATTAGCAAATGTATATAACTCGGAAGGAGGGGAAACTGATAACAATTTCGTGAATTACGAATCACCCGTAACGGAAAATAATCATGCAATTTag
- the LOC105837678 gene encoding gastrula zinc finger protein XlCGF53.1: MRKRNLQKLIKEESEFVKRISRWKSIQASHKNCPRKIVDRNAQVMYPVVSEYESIARKNEGSERTSLPQKYQISSTKHSDYVNFPMIGRPNFFMSRPLVRAAGLIKGNSTTEVIHVNTLSEGNTSIIQHSVVEIIDVSGRLHCLNASISPSCWLKIITLATDFQNYNVLLTISNGGLVLKTTKDIASGEPLLMWFDDSILTMLNIPFLTPVNCNIQGQVYICHNCNSCFDYPNPLKLHLALDCNRVDNSYIWMLLANKIINSPRTDLSFSQYAGRSFTFEPKPLSISRPIALPISIPEVQTNDATTRSLRNDSPCSSNQLSSTSSNGPSPIPPYSSAKSPPAEILPSSSTYKSSIENVAERNRHLALRSYEALIHQNVRNSFMPYNHPTVQAEFKMGNPAEVEALASDMGKCSAGYRCIFCQKIYSRKYGLRIHVRTHTGYKPLKCNYCQHRFGDPSNLNKHVRLHTTGDSPYKCNMCDKVLVRRRDLERHVNSWHSERNDANVSNVNDGD, encoded by the exons ATGCGGAAACGTAATTTACAAAAACTGATCAAAGAAGAGTCAGAATTTGTGAAGAGAATTTCAAGGTGGAAAAGTATCCAAGCTTCTCACAAAAATTGTCCTAGAAAAATTGTCGACAGAAACGCGCAAGTAATGTATCCCGTAGTATCGGAATATGAGTCGATAGCAAGAAAAAATGAAGGATCAGAAAGAACTAGTTTGCctcaaaaatatcaaatatcaaGTACAAAACACTCAGACTACGTCAATTTTCCTATGATCGGAAGGCCTAATTTCTTTATGAGCAGACCGCTTGTTCGAGCCGCTGGATTAATTAAAGGAAACTCTACAACAGAAGTTATCCACGTCAATACGTTATCCGAAGGAAACACGTCAATCATCCAACAT AGTGTTGTtgaaattattgacgtcaGTGGTCGTCTTCACTGTCTGAATGCATCTATAAGCCCATCCTGTTGGCTGAAAATCATCACCTTGGCGACGGATTTCCAAAATTACAACGTTCTACTCACGATTAGCAATGGCGGACTCGTGTTAAAAACAACAAAAGACATAGCATCTGGGGAACCATTATTAATGTGGTTTGATGATTCTATTTTAACGATGTTGAACATTCCATTTTTAACACCGGTGAACTGCAATATTCAAG GTCAGGTTTACATATGCCATAATTGTAACAGCTGTTTCGACTATCCAAATCCTCTGAAACTGCATTTGGCATTAGATTGCAACCGAGTGGATAACAGTTACATTTGGATGCTTCTAGcgaataaaatcattaattccCCGAGAACGGATTTATCTTTCAGCCAATATGCAGGAAGAAGCTTCACATTCGAGCCGAAACCCTTGTCCATTTCTAGACCGATAGCATTACCGATCAGTATACCAGAGGTACAAACAAATGACGCTACCACTCGCTCGTTGAGGAACGATTCGCCGTGCTCGTCGAATCAATTATCGTCGACATCTTCGAATGGTCCATCACCAATACCACCGTATTCCTCAGCAAAATCCCCGCCGGCAGAGATCTTGCCAAGCTCATCGACCTATAAATCGTCCATCGAGAATGTAGCAGAGAGAAATCGCCACTTAGCTTTGAGATCCTACGAAGCTCTGATACATCAGAATGTCAGGAATAGTTTCATGCCCTACAATCATCCCACCGTACAAGCAGAATTCAAGATGGGGAATCCCGCGGAAGTGGAAGCACTCGCCAGCGACATGGGCAAGTGCAGCGCTGGCTACAGATGtatattttgtcaaaaaatatattccagAAAATACGGATTGCGGATTCACGTTAGGACGCATACGGGTTACAAACCCCTGAAATGCAACTACTGTCAGCACAGATTCGGGGATCCCAGTAATCTCAACAAACACGTGAGATTGCACACAACAGGTGACAGTCCTTACAAGTGCAATATGTGCGACAAGGTCTTGGTCAGAAGGAGGGACTTGGAGAGGCATGTAAATTCCTGGCACTCAGAAAGGAACGACGCTAACGTTTCCAACGTCAACGATGGGGATTAA
- the LOC105837683 gene encoding ATP synthase subunit delta, mitochondrial, translating into MSNLARTFRPFLRCVRSQRRTYADTATDQMKFTFAGANQVFYDQAVIRQVDVPSFSGSFGILPKHVPTLAVLKPGVVTVYEDDGSTKKIFVSSGTVTINEDSSVQILAEEAHPVENLDGSAARDVLNKAQQQLSSATSDTDKAEAGIAVEVAEALVQATQ; encoded by the exons ATGTCCAATCTCGCTCGCACTTTTCGCCCTTTCCTGAGGTGCGTTCGCAGTCAGAGGAGAACCTACGCAGACACTGCAACTGATCAAATGAAGTTTACATTCGCTGGTGCTAATCAG GTGTTCTATGATCAAGCTGTGATCCGTCAAGTTGATGTACCTTCCTTCTCGGGTTCTTTTGGTATTCTGCCAAAGCACGTGCCTACACTGGCAGTTTTGAAACCTGGCGTAGTTACAGTTTATGAAGACGACGGCTCGACCAAGAAGATCTTTGTCTCTTCTGGTACAGTTACGATTAATGAAGATAGCAGTGTACAG ATTCTAGCAGAAGAAGCTCATCCAGTAGAAAATCTCGATGGTTCGGCAGCAAGAGATGTTCTTAACAAAGCCCAGCAACAACTCTCTTCTGCAACATCAGACACAGATAAGGCTGAAGCAGGGATTGCAGTAGAAGTTGCGGAAGCTCTTGTGCAAGctacacaataa